Part of the Halococcus saccharolyticus DSM 5350 genome is shown below.
ATGCAGAATCACTACAACCTCGTTTATCGCGAGGAAGAGCGAGAGATGCTGCCACTCTCTCGAACGGAGAACGTCGGCGTCATCCCGTGGTCGCCGTTCGCGGGTGGCTATCTCGCCCGCCCCCACGAGGAGGCCGACGAGATGCGCGAGATGACTGCGGATCGATACGACACCCTACAGAGCAGAGAAATCAACGAGCGCGTCCAGGAGATCGCCGACGAGAAGGGTGCCAGCATGAGCCAGATCGGGCTGGCGTGGTTGCTCCACAAAGACGGCGTGACCGCACCGATCTACGGCACGTCGAGCGTCGAGCACTTAGAGGACGCGGTCGAGGCGGTCGAGGCGGTCGAGCTCGATCTCTCGGATAGCGACATCGAGTACCTCGAAGAGCCGTACGAGCCGATGGCCGTTCTCGGCCACGAGTAGCGGGCTGCCACGGCGAGACCGTCCCGAGAGACGGCACCCTCCACAGAAACGCCGATTCTCGGCTGCTCGCGGTGCGGATTCGGAGCCGTTTACTCCCGTCACGTGTGACGGTCGCCCATGCCGACGACTGTGCGGGAGTTCCGCGTGCGGGCCGATGGTGAGGCACCACTCACGATGTTGACTGCCTACGACGCGCCGACGGCGGCGGCCTGCGAGGCTGCGGGTGTCGACGCGATCCTCGTCGGCGACAGCATGGGCAACGCCGCGCTCGGGTACGACTCGACGCTGCCCGTCACCGTCGAGGAGGTCGCGAGCCGGACCGGCGCGGTCGCGCGTGCCACCGACGAACCGCTCGTGATCGCCGACATGCCCTTTCTCAGTTTCGGTGTCAACGAAGCGGAGAGCCTCAAGAACGCCGGCCGAATGCTGAAAGAGGAGGGCGCACACGCGGTCAAAATCGAGAGCGGGTCGCATACTGTGGGGTTGACCGAACGGCTCGCTGCGGTCGGGATTCCGGTGATGGCTCATCTCGGTCTCACTCCGCAGAAGGTCAACCAGCTTGGATACAGTCGCCAGGGTACGTCTCGGGAGGCCGCGAACGAGATCGCCGCGCTCGCACGCGAGCACGAGGACGCGGGTGCGTTCGCGCTCGTACTCGAACACGTCCCGGCGAACCTTGCGACTCAGGTCACGGAGGACCTCTCGATCCCCACCATCGGGATCGGGGCCGGGCCCGACTGTGACGGCCAGGTGCTCGTCGCCAACGACGTGCTCGGATTGGACGATCAACAGCCGCCCTTCGCCGAGGCGTTTGGCGACGTCCGTGGCGAGATGGAAAAAGCGGTGTCGGGTTACGTCGAAGCGGTCGAGGACGGTGAGTTCCCGGCCGAGGAACACAGTCACGTCGAGTCGGATTTGGACGACCTCTACTGAGGCGGCCAGCGGCGGCCGCCGAGCGGTTGCGGTGCTGTGCCTGGCGGATGAAGGGCGAACGAGCGAAGCGAGTGAGGGCTTCGGCGGTGCTGTGCGGTTGTGGAAAGCGCCAGTGGTCGTATCGCGAGCGAACGAGTAAAGCGAGTGAGCGAGCGGGTCGAGGAGTGACCGTAGGGAACGACGAGACTTTTGGTGGAGATTTTGCAAGCGAGCGGTCGAAGGCCGCGAGCGTAGCAAAAGGTCCTACATGTAGCCGAGGTCGCGCAGGCGCTCCATCAGGTCCTCTTTGTCCTGGGCGCGGCCTGCGCGCTCGGTCGTGCCTTCGAGGTCCTGGAGCCACGCCGGATCCTCGTCGGACTTTTCGGTACTCACTTCGCTACCGAGCGACCGGAAGCCAGCGAAGTACTTCGGGCTGATCGGGATATCCTCGTTGGTGAGGCCGTTCGGAAGGTCGTCGGCGCTCTGGGGGACGTAGCCCTCGTCGGGGTACTCCGCAACGGTCTCGGGCACCGCGAAGTTCCAGAAGGCGTCCCAGACGTCGCGCTCGGCGAAGTGGAGGATCGGCTGGATGCGGTCGTGGGGCGGGAAGAGGTCGGGATCGTGGCGCGGGCTGAAGAAGGTCTCGTCGGCGCGGGCCTCCTGTTCGTCCCAGCGAACGCCCGAGATGACGCCGTCGACACCGTACTCCTCGAGGGCGTCGTTGAGCGCCACGGTTTTCAGGAGGTGATTGCCGACGTAGGTGTCGAGCAGGAACGGGAACGTGTCTTCCTCGTATTCGAGGATGTTCCGGACGTGGTGCTGGTTGTGCTCGGAGAGGTCCTCGATGGGGATGTCGTCACCAGGTTCGAGTCCGTGCTCGTCGACGTACTCGCCGACGTCCTCGTTGCGCGCGTAGCGCACCTCGAGGTCCCACTCGTCGGCCCACTTCTCGACGAAGTCGTGGATCTCGTCGAAGTGCTGGTAGTGGTCGATGAAGATCGCGGGCGGCACGTCGAGATCGAAGCGCTCGGCGACCTCCTTGATGAAGTACAGCGTGAGCGTCGAGTCCTTCCCGCCGGTCCACATCACCGCGGGGTTCTCGTACTGTTCGAGGCCGCGCTTGGTGACCTCGATCGCCTTCTCGAGTTTGTCTTCGATACTCGGGTAATCCTCGGGGTCTTCGCCCTCGCCGTCGGTGTAGTCGACGTCGAGGTAGTCGGGAAACTCGTCGGACATTTCGTAATGAGATATAATTACCGGCGTAAAAGTCCTTGTGGCTTCGGTTCGGTGTGCTGCGTGCGCTCACACCGCGCGCCCGTCCGCTAGCGGTTCATCGCTCGGTACTTACCGTGCTGGACCCCGACGAACAGCGTCAGGAGGCCGAACACGAACAGGCCGCCGAGCACCATCATGATCGTACTCGTCGTCATCGGGCTCATGAACGTCCCGATGGCGATGACGGCGAACAGCACGACGAAGACGCCAGCGGTCTTCGGGAGATCGAACTCCATGTCCTTCCTTCGAGTGCCGCGAGAATAAGCGTTCGTAAACCGGTCGCCCGCCGCCGATCGTGGGTGTTACCAGGGCGCGAAGTCGGGGTCGACCTGCCGTTCTTTCCTGTCGATCCCGTCGATCGTTGCGATGTCCTCGTCGTCGAGGTCGACCGCGAG
Proteins encoded:
- the panB gene encoding 3-methyl-2-oxobutanoate hydroxymethyltransferase codes for the protein MPTTVREFRVRADGEAPLTMLTAYDAPTAAACEAAGVDAILVGDSMGNAALGYDSTLPVTVEEVASRTGAVARATDEPLVIADMPFLSFGVNEAESLKNAGRMLKEEGAHAVKIESGSHTVGLTERLAAVGIPVMAHLGLTPQKVNQLGYSRQGTSREAANEIAALAREHEDAGAFALVLEHVPANLATQVTEDLSIPTIGIGAGPDCDGQVLVANDVLGLDDQQPPFAEAFGDVRGEMEKAVSGYVEAVEDGEFPAEEHSHVESDLDDLY
- a CDS encoding phosphoadenosine phosphosulfate reductase family protein; protein product: MSDEFPDYLDVDYTDGEGEDPEDYPSIEDKLEKAIEVTKRGLEQYENPAVMWTGGKDSTLTLYFIKEVAERFDLDVPPAIFIDHYQHFDEIHDFVEKWADEWDLEVRYARNEDVGEYVDEHGLEPGDDIPIEDLSEHNQHHVRNILEYEEDTFPFLLDTYVGNHLLKTVALNDALEEYGVDGVISGVRWDEQEARADETFFSPRHDPDLFPPHDRIQPILHFAERDVWDAFWNFAVPETVAEYPDEGYVPQSADDLPNGLTNEDIPISPKYFAGFRSLGSEVSTEKSDEDPAWLQDLEGTTERAGRAQDKEDLMERLRDLGYM
- a CDS encoding DUF7333 family protein, whose product is MEFDLPKTAGVFVVLFAVIAIGTFMSPMTTSTIMMVLGGLFVFGLLTLFVGVQHGKYRAMNR